The following proteins come from a genomic window of Triticum aestivum cultivar Chinese Spring chromosome 6A, IWGSC CS RefSeq v2.1, whole genome shotgun sequence:
- the LOC123132176 gene encoding uncharacterized protein, translating to MEETAAVAAATETVTATETGTPEKSSYRYWVRQATGEAAPPPVPRKLDPSAANGGGGNPNALGSVWNQAGTWEEKNLNSWANGRIKDLLGSLGSLDFSTGKASIDEVSKCSGDAFLVTVRNKKRVGYNYELSLRFKGEWLVKEEKKKVTGHIDIPEFSFGELDDLEAEVRFTDTLEWDDKSRICKDVKLFLSPIKEKLRTFELELKDR from the exons ATGGAGGAGacggcggccgtggcggcggcgacggagaccgtgacggcgacggagacggggaCGCCGGAGAAGTCGTCGTACAGGTACTGGGTGCGGCAGGCCACGGGCGAGGCGGCGCCTCCCCCCGTCCCGCGGAAGCTCGACCCCTCCGCcgccaacggcggcggcggcaaccccAACGCCCTCGGCTCCGTCTGGAATCAG GCTGGAACATGGGAGGAAAAGAACCTCAATTCATGGGCTAATGGTAGGATAAAG GATTTGCTGGGTTCTTTGGGTTCACTGGATTTCTCCACGGGGAAGGCATCCATTGATGAAGTGTCCAAATGCTCAGGCGAT GCATTTCTAGTAACGGTCCGTAATAAGAAGAGAGTAGGTTATAATTATGAACTGAGCTTGAGATTTAAAG GTGAATGGCTAGtcaaggaagagaagaagaaggtcACTGGCCATATAGACATCCCCGAGTTTTCATTTGGTGAGCTTGATGACCTCGAG GCAGAAGTGAGGTTCACCGATACCCTCGAATGGGACGACAAGTCGCGGATCTGCAAGGATGTGAAGTTGTTCCTTTCACCTATAAAGGAGAAGCTGCGGACGTTCGAGCTAGAGCTGAAAGATAGGTAG
- the LOC123132175 gene encoding protein arginine N-methyltransferase 5 isoform X1 gives MPLGQRAGDKSDSRYCGVEVLDFPAGDGLPAVLTHSLSSAFDFLLAPLVDPDYRPTPGAVLPVAASDLVLSPSQWSSHIVGKISEWIDLDSEDEQLRLDSELTLKQEIAWATHLSLQACVIPPPKRSTCANYARVVNNILQGLTNMQLWLRIPLEKSESMEEDRDKVNNNNPTSETVDSWEWWNSFRLLCEHSSQLYVALDILSSLPSMNSLGRWFGEPVRAAILQTDAFLTNARGYPCLSKRHQTLLTGFFNHSVQVIISGRSNHNVSQVSEGVLSRDENHTEDTPTQHALSPYLDYMAYLYQRMDPLPEQERFEINYRDFLQSPLQPLMDNLEAQTYETFEKDTVKYTQYQRAIAKALVDKVSDDEVSTARTVLMVVGAGRGPLVRASLQAAEETGRTLKVYAVEKNPNAVITLHSLIKLEGWESMVTIISSDMRCWDAPEKADILVSELLGSFGDNELSPECLDGAQRFLKPDGISIPSSYTSFIQPVTASKLHNDIKAHKDIAHFETAYVVKLHRVARLAPPQEVFSFAHPNFSPKATNQRYTKLQFELPQDTGSCLVHGFAGYFDAVLYKDVHLGIEPNTCTPNMFSWFPIFFPLRKPIYVPSESPIEVHFWRCCGATKVWYEWALVAPSPSPIHNSNGRSYWVGL, from the exons ATGCCGCTGGGGCAGCGCGCCGGGGACAAGAGCGACTCCCGCTACTGCGGGGTCGAGGTGCTCGACTTCCCCGCCGGCGACGGCCTCCCCGCCGTCCTCACCCACTCCCTCTCCTCCGCCTTCGACTTCCTCCTCGCCCCGCTC GTCGATCCCGACTACCGGCCCACGCCCGGCGCCGTCCTGCCGGTGGCGGCCTCGGACCTCGTCCTCAGCCCGTCCCAGTGGAGCAGCCACATCGTCGGGAAGATCAGCGAGTGGATTGATTTGGATTCCGAGGACGAGCAGCTCCGGCTCGACTCGGAGCTCACGCTTAAGCAGGAGATCGCCTGGGCGACTCATCTCTCCTTGCAG GCGTGCGTTATTCCTCCTCCCAAGAGATCAACCTGTGCCAATTATGCTAGAGTTGTAAATAATATTTTGCAAGGCCTGACCAATATGCAG TTGTGGCTTAGGATACCTCTGGAGAAGTCTGAATCTATGGAAGAAGACCGTGACAAAGTAAATAATAATAACCCCACG AGTGAAACGGTAGACTCGTGGGAATGGTGGAATTCATTCAGACTGTTATGCGAGCATAGCAGTCAACTGTATGTAGCACTTGATATCTT GAGCTCGCTGCCATCAATGAACTCTCTAGGGCGCTGGTTTGGGGAGCCTGTAAGAGCTGCGATTCTTCAAACAGAT GCTTTTCTAACAAATGCAAGAGGTTATCCTTGCTTGTCCAAACGCCACCAGACTCTGCTTACTGGTTTTTTTAACCATTCAGTTCAG GTAATTATCTCTGGGAGATCAAATCATAATGTTTCCCAAGTATCTGAAGGAGTGCTCTCACGTGATGAAAACCACACCGAAG ATACCCCCACTCAGCATGCATTGAGCCCGTACCTTGACTACATGGCCTACCTCTATCAGAGGATGGATCCACTTCCTGAGCAAGAACGCTTTGAG ATCAACTATAGGGATTTCTTGCAATCTCCTCTCCAG CCTCTGATGGATAATTTGGAAGCTCAGACGTATGAGACTTTCGAGAAAGACACTGTGAAGTATACACAG TATCAAAGAGCAATCGCTAAGGCGTTGGTTGATAAGGTCTCAGATGATGAAGTTTCCACAGCTAGGACG GTCTTGATGGTTGTTGGAGCAGGCCGAGGGCCTCTCGTAAGAGCATCATTGCAG GCTGCAGAAGAAACTGGTCGGACGCTAAAAGTATATGCAGTGGAGAAAAATCCTAACGCAGTTATTACTCTTCAT AGTTTGATCAAATTGGAAGGGTGGGAAAGCATGGTTACTATTATTTCTAGTGACATGCGGTGCTGGGATGCTCCTGAAAAAGCTGATATTTTG GTCAGCGAGTTGCTTGGGTCCTTTGGTGATAATGAGTTATCTCCTGAGTGTCTAGATGGTGCCCAAAGATTCTTGAAGCCTGATGGGATTTCTATTCCTTCATC TTACACAAGCTTTATCCAACCAGTAACTGCATCGAAACTACACAATGAT ATTAAAGCACACAAAGATATTGCACATTTTGAAACGGCATATGTTGTCAAGCTACACCGAGTAGCAAGACTTGCACCTCCACAAGAG GTTTTCTCTTTCGCACATCCAAACTTCTCACCAAAGGCCACCAACCAAAGGTATACCAAGTTACAGTTTGAACTACCACAAGACACGGGATCATGCCTTGTGCACG GATTCGCTGGATATTTTGATGCCGTACTATATAAAGATGTCCATCTAGGAATTGAGCCGAACACATGTACACCAAACATGTTTAGCTG GTTCCCAATCTTTTTCCCACTGAGGAAGCCCATATACGTGCCGTCAGAGTCGCCCATAGAAGTGCACTTTTGGCGATGCTGTGGTGCCACCAAG GTGTGGTACGAGTGGGCTCTGGTGGCTCCGTCTCCATCCCCGATCCATAACAGCAATGGCCGGTCATATTGGGTCGGTCTATAA
- the LOC123132175 gene encoding protein arginine N-methyltransferase 5 isoform X2 translates to MPLGQRAGDKSDSRYCGVEVLDFPAGDGLPAVLTHSLSSAFDFLLAPLVDPDYRPTPGAVLPVAASDLVLSPSQWSSHIVGKISEWIDLDSEDEQLRLDSELTLKQEIAWATHLSLQACVIPPPKRSTCANYARVVNNILQGLTNMQLWLRIPLEKSESMEEDRDKSETVDSWEWWNSFRLLCEHSSQLYVALDILSSLPSMNSLGRWFGEPVRAAILQTDAFLTNARGYPCLSKRHQTLLTGFFNHSVQVIISGRSNHNVSQVSEGVLSRDENHTEDTPTQHALSPYLDYMAYLYQRMDPLPEQERFEINYRDFLQSPLQPLMDNLEAQTYETFEKDTVKYTQYQRAIAKALVDKVSDDEVSTARTVLMVVGAGRGPLVRASLQAAEETGRTLKVYAVEKNPNAVITLHSLIKLEGWESMVTIISSDMRCWDAPEKADILVSELLGSFGDNELSPECLDGAQRFLKPDGISIPSSYTSFIQPVTASKLHNDIKAHKDIAHFETAYVVKLHRVARLAPPQEVFSFAHPNFSPKATNQRYTKLQFELPQDTGSCLVHGFAGYFDAVLYKDVHLGIEPNTCTPNMFSWFPIFFPLRKPIYVPSESPIEVHFWRCCGATKVWYEWALVAPSPSPIHNSNGRSYWVGL, encoded by the exons ATGCCGCTGGGGCAGCGCGCCGGGGACAAGAGCGACTCCCGCTACTGCGGGGTCGAGGTGCTCGACTTCCCCGCCGGCGACGGCCTCCCCGCCGTCCTCACCCACTCCCTCTCCTCCGCCTTCGACTTCCTCCTCGCCCCGCTC GTCGATCCCGACTACCGGCCCACGCCCGGCGCCGTCCTGCCGGTGGCGGCCTCGGACCTCGTCCTCAGCCCGTCCCAGTGGAGCAGCCACATCGTCGGGAAGATCAGCGAGTGGATTGATTTGGATTCCGAGGACGAGCAGCTCCGGCTCGACTCGGAGCTCACGCTTAAGCAGGAGATCGCCTGGGCGACTCATCTCTCCTTGCAG GCGTGCGTTATTCCTCCTCCCAAGAGATCAACCTGTGCCAATTATGCTAGAGTTGTAAATAATATTTTGCAAGGCCTGACCAATATGCAG TTGTGGCTTAGGATACCTCTGGAGAAGTCTGAATCTATGGAAGAAGACCGTGACAAA AGTGAAACGGTAGACTCGTGGGAATGGTGGAATTCATTCAGACTGTTATGCGAGCATAGCAGTCAACTGTATGTAGCACTTGATATCTT GAGCTCGCTGCCATCAATGAACTCTCTAGGGCGCTGGTTTGGGGAGCCTGTAAGAGCTGCGATTCTTCAAACAGAT GCTTTTCTAACAAATGCAAGAGGTTATCCTTGCTTGTCCAAACGCCACCAGACTCTGCTTACTGGTTTTTTTAACCATTCAGTTCAG GTAATTATCTCTGGGAGATCAAATCATAATGTTTCCCAAGTATCTGAAGGAGTGCTCTCACGTGATGAAAACCACACCGAAG ATACCCCCACTCAGCATGCATTGAGCCCGTACCTTGACTACATGGCCTACCTCTATCAGAGGATGGATCCACTTCCTGAGCAAGAACGCTTTGAG ATCAACTATAGGGATTTCTTGCAATCTCCTCTCCAG CCTCTGATGGATAATTTGGAAGCTCAGACGTATGAGACTTTCGAGAAAGACACTGTGAAGTATACACAG TATCAAAGAGCAATCGCTAAGGCGTTGGTTGATAAGGTCTCAGATGATGAAGTTTCCACAGCTAGGACG GTCTTGATGGTTGTTGGAGCAGGCCGAGGGCCTCTCGTAAGAGCATCATTGCAG GCTGCAGAAGAAACTGGTCGGACGCTAAAAGTATATGCAGTGGAGAAAAATCCTAACGCAGTTATTACTCTTCAT AGTTTGATCAAATTGGAAGGGTGGGAAAGCATGGTTACTATTATTTCTAGTGACATGCGGTGCTGGGATGCTCCTGAAAAAGCTGATATTTTG GTCAGCGAGTTGCTTGGGTCCTTTGGTGATAATGAGTTATCTCCTGAGTGTCTAGATGGTGCCCAAAGATTCTTGAAGCCTGATGGGATTTCTATTCCTTCATC TTACACAAGCTTTATCCAACCAGTAACTGCATCGAAACTACACAATGAT ATTAAAGCACACAAAGATATTGCACATTTTGAAACGGCATATGTTGTCAAGCTACACCGAGTAGCAAGACTTGCACCTCCACAAGAG GTTTTCTCTTTCGCACATCCAAACTTCTCACCAAAGGCCACCAACCAAAGGTATACCAAGTTACAGTTTGAACTACCACAAGACACGGGATCATGCCTTGTGCACG GATTCGCTGGATATTTTGATGCCGTACTATATAAAGATGTCCATCTAGGAATTGAGCCGAACACATGTACACCAAACATGTTTAGCTG GTTCCCAATCTTTTTCCCACTGAGGAAGCCCATATACGTGCCGTCAGAGTCGCCCATAGAAGTGCACTTTTGGCGATGCTGTGGTGCCACCAAG GTGTGGTACGAGTGGGCTCTGGTGGCTCCGTCTCCATCCCCGATCCATAACAGCAATGGCCGGTCATATTGGGTCGGTCTATAA